The nucleotide window AAAGCAACAAACTGACCCGGTTCCACTTTAACATAAGCCGAAGGTTTATCAGTAAAGAACGTAATATCTTTTGTTTCGTTATAGCCATCGGGAGAATTCTTGCAATCACCTACGGGAAGGAATCCCATCGTTTCAGGAGCTGTTAACGGCAACTGAATATCAATATATTTTGCATGAGTTTCGATGCGGGCTGCCTCCGGTGTTTTACCTGTAATATCTGACACTGAAATAAACAGTTTGTCTCCATCGAGAACAATTTTACCCGCCGGAGCCTGTGTTAAATCATTTTGTTTTACATATTCAAATGCCTGATGAAAAAGTGGGTGCAGAGCTTCATACTGAGCGCTGTCTGCCAAAGATGCTAAAATCATATTGTAGTTTTTGTTTCGTCATGACAAGCATGACAAATAAGGATTAATGACAATTCGTCTAAATTAACTGTGTTACAAAAATAGCATCTTTGAGTTACAACTGCAAGCCTTAAGAGAGCCAATAATATCAATTTTTCAATCAGGAATGTGTTTATATTTCAATTTGCAAATTC belongs to Paludibacter jiangxiensis and includes:
- a CDS encoding YhcH/YjgK/YiaL family protein encodes the protein MILASLADSAQYEALHPLFHQAFEYVKQNDLTQAPAGKIVLDGDKLFISVSDITGKTPEAARIETHAKYIDIQLPLTAPETMGFLPVGDCKNSPDGYNETKDITFFTDKPSAYVKVEPGQFVAFFPHDGHAPCIGEGAIRKLVIKVLV